One part of the Mariniflexile litorale genome encodes these proteins:
- a CDS encoding LacI family DNA-binding transcriptional regulator → MKEHIEVTIYDIADKLNLATSTISRALKDHHSISKKTIEKVKKTAKEMGYRPNNLAASLRSKKTKTIGVLLPTITQPFLSSLISGIEIAAQKAGYNVVIMQSHDSYEQEVILTQSLYNNRVSGIICSLAMETQNTSHFQLFMDNNTPLVFVDRVPKAFNTFRVVIDNYMAGYKATQHLISQGCTRIAHLTAGSEFSIYYERKKGYIDALKEANLPIEEELIIKLKAITYEEAENATNKLLDLKRPPDGMFAPGDILGVSAIQCAKKRGVKVPEELAVIGFNNDPISHIIDPNLSTITHPAEKMGQASAEIILKNLKSSKRDEVKEITFLNTEVLVRESSKRN, encoded by the coding sequence ATGAAAGAGCATATAGAAGTTACTATTTATGACATAGCAGATAAGTTAAATTTAGCAACTTCAACTATTTCAAGAGCGTTAAAAGACCATCATAGTATTAGTAAAAAAACTATTGAAAAGGTTAAGAAAACGGCTAAAGAAATGGGGTATCGTCCCAATAATTTAGCGGCAAGTTTACGAAGTAAAAAAACAAAAACTATTGGTGTTTTATTGCCCACTATTACGCAACCATTTTTATCTTCCTTAATTAGTGGAATTGAAATAGCGGCACAAAAAGCAGGTTACAATGTGGTTATCATGCAATCCCATGATTCTTACGAACAAGAAGTGATTTTAACACAGTCTTTATATAATAACAGGGTAAGTGGTATAATTTGTTCATTAGCTATGGAAACTCAAAACACGTCTCATTTTCAATTATTTATGGATAACAATACGCCATTGGTTTTTGTTGATAGAGTGCCAAAAGCCTTTAATACGTTTCGTGTAGTTATAGATAATTATATGGCAGGGTATAAAGCAACGCAGCATCTTATTTCACAAGGCTGTACGAGAATTGCACATTTAACGGCGGGTTCTGAATTTAGTATTTATTATGAAAGAAAAAAAGGTTATATAGATGCGTTAAAAGAAGCTAATCTTCCTATAGAAGAAGAACTTATAATTAAACTTAAAGCGATAACTTATGAAGAAGCAGAGAATGCAACAAATAAACTTCTAGACTTAAAAAGACCACCCGATGGCATGTTTGCTCCTGGTGATATTTTAGGAGTGAGCGCCATTCAATGTGCTAAAAAAAGAGGCGTAAAAGTACCAGAAGAATTGGCAGTAATAGGCTTTAACAATGACCCCATTTCTCATATAATAGATCCTAATTTATCTACCATTACACATCCTGCTGAGAAAATGGGGCAAGCTTCAGCCGAAATTATTTTGAAAAACTTGAAGTCATCCA